A genomic region of Ewingella sp. CoE-038-23 contains the following coding sequences:
- the fhuE gene encoding ferric-rhodotorulic acid/ferric-coprogen receptor FhuE, with protein MAEQVAPTKAADDTVVVSATAPAQGEAGMQDYSVPVTTAGTKMLLVPRDIPQSVSIISKQRMADQNLQTVGDVLNNTVGITASNIDSDRSTYYSRGFFINNFLFDDIPTTLSPVWNFGDGGSDTAIYDRIEVVRGATGLLTGAGNPSAAVNMVRRHADSKEFQGSVTGSYGSWDKQRIVGDFSAPLTESGRVRGRVIAGYQDNDTWLDRYHYRKKFLYAVVDADLTDSTQLSLGYDYQQNDTTNPTWGGIPTWYSDGSRTHFDRSFNAAPDWAYSDIESKKVFANLTQKFDNGWQARLNGTHAETDFDTKMMYGSGYPDKQTGAGVMGYGGWNIGTRKVDSVDAFANGPFELLGREHQLMVGTSYSRQRNQYRNTQATLSEADIGNYNNWNGHTADPQWSDWADLSNDTIRQKSAYTAARFSLADPLSLIVGARYTDWRADGTTATSYKTDVTPYAGVVYDIDDTWSAYASYTSIFQPQTQRDSNKNYLDPIQGKNYEAGVKGDWNNSRLTASIAVFRIEQDNLAQEDGTYIPGTTESAYHAVNGTVSKGVEFEVNGAMTDNLQMTFGGSRFVASDSNGNAINSDLPRTTLKLFTRYQLPMLPDLSVGGGVNWQNTTFQYADGPQGNMRAEQGSYALVNLFSRYQVTRQLSVQANVNNLFDKEYYDYLSSYAVYGAPRSVSVTLGYTF; from the coding sequence ATGGCAGAACAGGTAGCGCCGACGAAGGCGGCGGATGACACTGTGGTGGTTAGCGCCACCGCCCCCGCGCAGGGTGAGGCGGGCATGCAGGATTACAGCGTGCCGGTGACTACCGCAGGCACCAAGATGCTACTGGTGCCGCGCGATATTCCTCAGTCGGTGAGCATTATCAGCAAGCAGCGCATGGCGGATCAGAACCTGCAAACCGTGGGTGACGTGCTCAACAACACCGTCGGCATTACCGCCAGCAACATCGACTCAGACCGTTCGACCTACTACTCTCGCGGCTTCTTCATTAATAACTTCCTGTTTGACGATATCCCAACCACCCTCAGCCCGGTGTGGAACTTCGGTGACGGCGGCTCAGATACGGCAATCTATGACCGAATCGAAGTGGTGCGCGGCGCGACTGGCCTGCTGACCGGCGCGGGCAATCCGTCGGCGGCGGTGAACATGGTGCGTAGGCATGCTGACAGTAAGGAGTTTCAAGGCTCAGTGACCGGCAGCTACGGCAGCTGGGACAAGCAGCGCATCGTTGGCGATTTCTCCGCGCCACTGACTGAATCGGGCAGGGTTCGCGGCCGCGTCATTGCCGGTTATCAGGATAATGACACCTGGCTGGACCGATATCACTACCGGAAAAAATTCCTCTACGCCGTGGTGGATGCCGACCTGACGGACTCCACCCAGCTCTCTCTCGGCTACGACTACCAGCAAAACGACACCACCAACCCAACTTGGGGCGGTATTCCAACCTGGTATAGCGACGGCAGCCGCACCCATTTTGACCGCAGCTTTAACGCCGCGCCGGACTGGGCTTATTCCGATATCGAGTCAAAAAAGGTCTTCGCCAACCTGACGCAAAAGTTTGATAACGGCTGGCAGGCGCGCCTTAATGGCACTCATGCTGAAACCGATTTCGATACCAAAATGATGTACGGCTCAGGCTACCCAGATAAGCAGACGGGCGCGGGCGTGATGGGCTACGGTGGCTGGAACATCGGTACCCGTAAAGTGGATTCGGTGGATGCCTTCGCCAACGGGCCGTTCGAGCTTCTGGGGCGTGAGCACCAGCTGATGGTCGGCACCAGTTACAGCCGCCAGCGCAATCAGTATCGCAATACTCAGGCGACGCTGAGTGAAGCAGATATTGGCAATTACAACAACTGGAATGGTCACACCGCCGATCCGCAGTGGAGTGACTGGGCCGATCTTTCCAATGATACTATTCGCCAGAAGTCGGCCTATACCGCCGCGCGCTTCTCGCTGGCTGACCCGCTGTCGCTAATTGTTGGCGCACGTTACACCGACTGGCGCGCCGACGGCACCACGGCCACCAGCTATAAAACCGACGTCACTCCATACGCGGGCGTGGTGTATGACATTGACGATACTTGGTCGGCCTACGCCAGCTACACCTCGATTTTCCAGCCGCAGACCCAGCGTGACAGCAATAAAAACTACCTCGATCCGATTCAAGGCAAAAACTACGAAGCAGGCGTGAAAGGTGACTGGAACAACAGCCGCCTGACGGCGTCCATCGCGGTGTTCCGCATCGAGCAGGATAATCTGGCGCAGGAAGACGGCACTTATATTCCGGGCACCACCGAATCGGCTTATCACGCGGTTAACGGCACGGTGAGTAAAGGCGTGGAGTTTGAGGTCAACGGCGCAATGACTGACAACCTGCAAATGACCTTCGGCGGCTCGCGCTTTGTTGCCAGCGATAGCAATGGTAATGCGATTAACTCAGACTTGCCGCGCACCACCCTTAAGCTATTTACCCGCTATCAACTGCCGATGCTGCCGGACCTGAGCGTCGGCGGTGGCGTGAACTGGCAAAACACCACCTTCCAGTATGCTGATGGCCCGCAGGGCAATATGCGCGCCGAGCAGGGGAGTTATGCGCTGGTCAACCTGTTTAGCCGTTATCAGGTAACGCGCCAGCTCTCCGTGCAGGCCAACGTCAATAACCTGTTCGACAAAGAGTATTACGACTACCTCTCGTCTTACGCGGTTTACGGCGCGCCGCGCAGTGTCTCCGTTACGCTCGGATATACTTTCTAA
- a CDS encoding MEKHLA domain-containing protein, producing MVLSDDLENLKKIDTCYKQLTGQGLFCTEEVEDRYQWLHNEAPYSILAHGRGPDPVFFYANQCALNCFKYSPEEMVQLPSRLSAGPTDRAERQVLLDTVTRDGIAKNYTGPRVDKFGETFIIYDGEVWQLGFNTDDVWGQAALFWPFPRQ from the coding sequence ATGGTGTTGTCCGACGATTTAGAAAATCTAAAAAAAATCGATACATGCTACAAACAGCTGACGGGGCAGGGATTGTTCTGTACGGAAGAGGTGGAAGATCGCTACCAGTGGCTGCATAACGAAGCGCCTTACAGCATTCTGGCCCACGGCCGCGGGCCGGACCCGGTGTTCTTCTATGCCAACCAGTGCGCGCTGAACTGCTTCAAATACAGCCCCGAAGAGATGGTGCAACTGCCGTCTCGCCTGAGCGCGGGGCCAACGGACCGCGCCGAGCGTCAGGTGCTGTTGGACACCGTAACTCGCGACGGTATCGCCAAAAATTATACCGGTCCGCGAGTGGATAAATTCGGCGAGACGTTCATCATTTATGACGGAGAAGTGTGGCAGTTAGGCTTCAACACGGACGATGTGTGGGGGCAGGCCGCGCTGTTTTGGCCATTTCCCCGCCAGTAA
- a CDS encoding DUF1120 domain-containing protein, which produces MEMKSLFKATAIAALLASATSAFAGPTATLRITGTITPGACTPVLANGGIIDFGATSVDSLPSTGTLALAGKSVTATVTCTGATKVAMSFVDNRADSVPAHSNEATTASSAFGLGKSGDIKIGSYGLSIVSINGDGTAGDLLMSSDKTAWSKMTLDTFANNNTAQQYLTFAATGTTTPKEATVFTFDLKATPALSSALTGITETANLDGNATINFEYL; this is translated from the coding sequence ATGGAAATGAAATCACTGTTTAAAGCCACCGCTATCGCCGCCCTGCTGGCGTCCGCGACCTCCGCCTTTGCGGGCCCGACCGCCACCCTGCGCATCACCGGCACCATCACCCCGGGTGCCTGTACCCCGGTGCTGGCCAACGGCGGCATTATCGACTTCGGCGCAACGTCAGTCGACTCTCTGCCCTCTACCGGCACCCTGGCACTGGCCGGCAAATCGGTGACCGCCACCGTGACCTGTACCGGTGCGACCAAAGTGGCCATGAGCTTTGTCGATAACCGCGCAGACTCCGTGCCAGCGCACAGCAATGAGGCCACCACCGCTTCCAGCGCATTTGGTCTGGGCAAGTCAGGCGATATCAAAATTGGTTCGTACGGCCTGAGCATTGTCAGCATCAACGGCGACGGCACCGCCGGTGACCTGTTGATGAGCAGCGATAAAACCGCGTGGAGCAAAATGACGCTGGACACCTTCGCTAACAACAATACCGCGCAGCAGTACCTGACCTTTGCGGCTACCGGCACCACCACGCCAAAAGAAGCGACGGTGTTCACTTTCGACCTGAAAGCGACGCCTGCCCTGAGCTCGGCGCTAACCGGAATTACCGAAACGGCAAACCTGGACGGCAACGCCACCATTAACTTCGAATATCTGTAA
- a CDS encoding LysR family transcriptional regulator — MELNSINDIAAFVAAVRAGSYTRAAVTLGLTRSAVGKSIVRLETRLGVRLLNRTTRSLSLTDEGRIMYERCRQILEDLEEVDSTMALRRVVPTGRLKLTSSLSFGQRHILPLVGEYLHQWPELQADVSFSDRYVDIIEEGYDIAIRIGDERDDSRLLSRTIGWLQVVTCASPEYLQRKGIPQRPEDLFNHDNLFLSGVMRRRDWKFKTPEGIYSFDCPGRLNIDSSEAMRESALAGFGIINLPTYLTAEDIKAGRLVPVLTAFNMEPEPIRLLYPSKQHLSPRIRGFIDLLVERWADGVPWHLPNS, encoded by the coding sequence GTGGAGCTGAACAGTATCAATGATATCGCCGCCTTTGTGGCCGCGGTCAGAGCAGGAAGTTATACCCGCGCGGCGGTCACTCTGGGGCTGACCCGTTCCGCCGTCGGCAAGAGCATCGTGCGTTTAGAAACCCGGCTCGGCGTGCGGCTGTTGAATCGCACCACGCGCAGCCTGAGCCTGACCGACGAAGGCCGGATTATGTATGAGCGCTGCCGGCAGATTTTAGAAGATCTGGAGGAAGTGGACAGCACCATGGCGCTGCGCCGGGTGGTGCCGACCGGCAGGTTAAAGCTCACCTCCTCGCTGTCGTTTGGTCAGCGCCACATTCTGCCGCTGGTCGGCGAATACCTGCACCAGTGGCCCGAGCTGCAGGCTGATGTCTCCTTCTCCGACCGCTATGTCGATATTATTGAGGAAGGTTACGACATTGCCATTCGCATTGGTGATGAGCGCGACGACTCGCGGCTGCTGTCGCGCACCATCGGCTGGCTGCAGGTGGTGACCTGCGCCTCGCCGGAGTACCTGCAACGCAAAGGCATTCCACAGCGCCCGGAAGACCTGTTCAACCACGACAATCTGTTTCTGTCGGGCGTGATGCGTCGCCGCGACTGGAAGTTTAAAACGCCAGAGGGAATTTACAGTTTTGACTGCCCCGGAAGGTTGAATATTGATAGCTCGGAGGCGATGCGCGAGTCGGCGTTGGCGGGATTCGGCATTATTAATCTGCCGACTTATCTGACTGCTGAAGACATTAAAGCGGGCCGACTGGTGCCCGTGCTGACGGCCTTCAATATGGAGCCGGAGCCTATCCGCCTGCTCTACCCGAGCAAGCAGCACCTCTCGCCGCGCATTCGCGGCTTTATTGATTTACTGGTGGAACGCTGGGCCGACGGCGTGCCTTGGCATCTTCCGAATTCATAA
- a CDS encoding DUF2461 domain-containing protein, translating into MMGAFSGFNQQGLTFLLQLSQNNNKEWFEEHREVYQENLLSPFRHLVSDLSQDMLVIDELFEVRPSIGKTLSRMHRDTRFSNDKSIYRSNMWLSFKRSRKNWTDAPTYFFELGPDWWRYGLGYYSATRVTMDLFRQQLNQKPEEFLKLARRIPSHFTVEGDSYKRPLVKDQPAEIATWYNKKSFALISHHQDMEPLFSGKLASQLSQDFHKLAPLYDMLMKIEGMKKNQMQFDE; encoded by the coding sequence ATCATGGGCGCGTTTTCCGGTTTCAATCAGCAGGGTTTGACCTTCCTGCTGCAACTCAGCCAGAACAACAATAAAGAGTGGTTCGAAGAGCATCGCGAGGTTTATCAGGAGAACCTGCTCAGCCCGTTTCGCCATCTGGTGTCTGACCTGAGCCAAGACATGCTGGTGATTGACGAACTGTTCGAGGTGCGTCCGTCCATTGGTAAAACCCTGTCGAGAATGCACCGCGACACGCGCTTCTCCAACGATAAGTCGATATACCGCAGCAATATGTGGCTGTCGTTTAAGCGTTCGCGCAAAAACTGGACCGACGCGCCGACTTACTTCTTCGAACTGGGGCCTGACTGGTGGCGCTACGGGCTGGGCTACTACAGCGCGACGCGCGTCACCATGGACCTGTTCCGCCAGCAGTTGAATCAAAAACCCGAGGAGTTCCTCAAGCTGGCGCGCCGCATTCCGTCGCATTTCACGGTGGAAGGTGACAGCTACAAGCGCCCGCTGGTGAAGGATCAGCCAGCCGAAATCGCCACCTGGTACAACAAAAAGTCTTTCGCGCTGATCAGCCATCATCAGGATATGGAGCCGCTGTTCTCCGGCAAGCTGGCGAGTCAGCTCAGTCAGGACTTCCACAAGCTGGCGCCGCTGTACGACATGTTGATGAAGATTGAAGGCATGAAGAAGAATCAGATGCAGTTTGATGAGTAA
- a CDS encoding DMT family transporter: MGSQTAGVEHRGGAEGAEGKRATQGWINGFLGMVIFSGSLPATRVAVLEFDPLFLTAVRALIAGLLGAAMLLMTAQKRPQKQDIIPLILVALGVVIGFPLLTALALQHTTSAHSLVYIGLLPLATACFGVLRGGERPRPAFWAFSVLGSLLVAAFALSQGSGSSWLGDLFMLAAVVLCGLGYAEGAVLTRKLGGWQVICWALVISLPVALALAWYAAPASWPVASPQAWASLGYVSIFSMLIGFIFWYRGLSMGGIAAVGQLQLLQPFFGLALAGWLLQETIQPSMIAVMAGVLACVFGAKRFSR; the protein is encoded by the coding sequence ATGGGTAGTCAAACGGCAGGGGTAGAGCATCGCGGCGGGGCCGAGGGCGCAGAGGGAAAACGCGCAACGCAGGGTTGGATTAACGGTTTCTTGGGCATGGTGATTTTTAGCGGATCGCTGCCCGCCACGCGGGTGGCGGTGCTGGAGTTCGATCCGCTGTTTTTAACCGCCGTGCGCGCCTTAATCGCTGGGTTGTTAGGGGCCGCCATGCTGCTGATGACGGCGCAAAAACGCCCGCAGAAACAGGACATTATTCCGCTGATTCTGGTGGCACTCGGCGTGGTGATTGGCTTCCCGCTGCTCACCGCGCTCGCCTTGCAACACACCACCTCGGCGCACTCGCTGGTGTATATCGGCCTGCTGCCTCTGGCGACCGCCTGCTTTGGCGTGTTGCGCGGCGGCGAGCGTCCGCGCCCGGCATTTTGGGCTTTTTCAGTGTTGGGAAGCCTGCTGGTGGCGGCTTTCGCCCTCAGCCAAGGCTCGGGCAGTTCGTGGCTGGGTGACCTGTTTATGCTGGCCGCCGTGGTGTTGTGTGGGCTGGGCTATGCCGAAGGTGCTGTCCTGACGCGCAAGCTGGGCGGCTGGCAAGTGATCTGCTGGGCGCTGGTGATTTCTCTGCCGGTAGCTTTGGCGCTGGCGTGGTACGCCGCACCCGCAAGCTGGCCGGTCGCCAGCCCGCAGGCGTGGGCTTCCCTCGGCTATGTATCGATTTTCAGCATGCTGATTGGCTTTATCTTCTGGTATCGCGGCCTGTCGATGGGCGGGATCGCCGCCGTCGGCCAGCTCCAGCTGCTCCAGCCTTTCTTCGGGCTGGCGCTGGCAGGGTGGCTGCTGCAAGAGACCATTCAACCCTCAATGATCGCCGTCATGGCCGGGGTTCTGGCCTGCGTGTTTGGCGCGAAGCGCTTCTCACGTTAA
- a CDS encoding alpha/beta hydrolase: MLNQKTQAALAESNQILSALGPVLRGDNSASDIHQVRAAYNAMQAKQPHPEDVSLTSVNMGGVPGLLITPDELKTDAVVMYIHGGGYLVGSPEGYVGIGGNYAKLVGARVYLPDYRLAPEHPFPAPIHDVLRAYEWLLEQGIEGKSIVLAGESAGGAMVVSVMVAARNKGLPLPAGGVAISPWANLEHTGASMFNRDGYDPACSRESLNLLARSFLGDALPNHPMASPVFADVTELPPIMIQIGENEVMLSDAMRLATHLGDHRVRVTLEVWPGMFHAWHFYATILPEAMQAMTNSARFIEQVLQDAAH, encoded by the coding sequence ATGCTGAATCAAAAAACGCAGGCCGCGCTGGCGGAAAGTAACCAGATTTTATCGGCGCTGGGGCCAGTGCTTAGGGGCGACAACTCGGCGTCGGATATCCATCAGGTGCGCGCGGCTTATAATGCTATGCAGGCCAAACAGCCGCACCCCGAGGATGTCAGCCTGACGTCGGTAAATATGGGCGGCGTGCCGGGCTTGCTCATCACGCCGGACGAACTGAAAACCGACGCGGTGGTGATGTATATCCACGGCGGCGGATATCTGGTCGGTTCCCCAGAAGGCTATGTGGGAATTGGTGGCAACTATGCCAAGCTGGTGGGGGCGAGGGTTTATCTGCCGGACTATCGGCTGGCGCCTGAACACCCATTCCCTGCGCCGATTCATGACGTGCTCCGCGCCTATGAATGGCTGCTAGAGCAGGGCATTGAGGGGAAAAGCATCGTGCTGGCCGGGGAGTCAGCGGGCGGCGCGATGGTGGTCAGCGTGATGGTGGCGGCGCGCAACAAGGGGCTGCCATTGCCCGCCGGAGGCGTGGCGATCTCCCCGTGGGCTAACCTTGAACATACCGGCGCGTCAATGTTCAACCGCGATGGCTATGACCCGGCCTGTAGCCGTGAAAGCCTGAACCTGCTGGCGCGCAGCTTCTTGGGAGACGCCTTGCCAAACCATCCGATGGCGTCGCCGGTTTTTGCCGACGTCACCGAGTTGCCGCCGATCATGATTCAGATTGGTGAAAACGAAGTGATGCTCAGTGACGCCATGCGTCTGGCGACGCACCTTGGCGACCATCGGGTGCGTGTCACGCTGGAGGTGTGGCCCGGCATGTTCCACGCCTGGCATTTTTACGCCACCATTTTGCCGGAAGCGATGCAGGCGATGACCAACTCCGCGCGCTTTATCGAGCAAGTGTTGCAAGACGCCGCGCACTAA
- a CDS encoding DUF1120 domain-containing protein → MENKMMKNIFKVTALACLMAAASNAVAGPSANVQVKGTVTQGACTPTLSNSVIDYGNISSTLLSQGVMQLPSKRTQLSINCTANTLISLSTIDNRPGTEINTTTNFTVEGTGINEDVTNHRGYEEAYGFGFAQYPGGYNRQLGSIVLTIEYPDMVTDESADFIARTNGGAWQRNSNGITAASIREFTLAEPGTITPKAFKNLTLPLRINAALVGPVTYAGVNNLDGNISLVVNYL, encoded by the coding sequence ATGGAAAACAAAATGATGAAAAATATCTTTAAAGTCACCGCGCTGGCCTGCCTGATGGCCGCGGCGTCAAATGCGGTAGCTGGGCCGAGTGCTAATGTGCAGGTTAAAGGCACCGTGACGCAGGGGGCCTGTACGCCTACGTTGAGTAATAGTGTTATTGATTATGGGAATATATCTTCCACGCTATTATCTCAGGGAGTCATGCAATTACCCAGTAAAAGAACCCAACTATCAATTAATTGTACGGCTAACACATTAATTTCTCTGTCTACGATTGATAATCGTCCTGGCACTGAAATTAATACAACGACGAATTTCACTGTGGAAGGTACAGGTATTAATGAGGATGTCACAAATCACCGTGGTTATGAAGAGGCCTATGGTTTCGGTTTTGCACAATATCCAGGCGGATATAATCGTCAGTTGGGTTCTATTGTTCTAACGATTGAATATCCTGATATGGTTACAGACGAAAGCGCCGATTTCATTGCGCGAACTAACGGCGGGGCATGGCAAAGAAATTCTAATGGTATTACTGCTGCGTCCATCAGGGAATTTACGCTTGCCGAGCCGGGAACTATCACTCCAAAGGCATTTAAAAATCTCACATTGCCACTCAGGATTAACGCTGCTCTTGTTGGCCCTGTAACCTATGCAGGCGTGAATAATCTTGATGGAAATATCTCTCTGGTAGTTAACTATCTTTAA
- a CDS encoding DUF1120 domain-containing protein, with translation MENKMMKNIFKVTALACLMAAASNAVAGPSANLQVKGTVTQGACTPTLSNGGSIDLGEIGVNQITSSGFGFSRQSFDLNINCSSATKVQISTIDNRADTADRRAYPNIAGGAVNNGLGKTADGVKIGAYTLAFYKTDGTLVADGENKPLIYNQGGPSNWSNVPAGGWSTLAASSFTLSIAESGSVVPTPIQNATFKFGVLPYLSPEIKNVVEALNIDGNLTFNINYL, from the coding sequence ATGGAAAACAAAATGATGAAAAATATCTTTAAAGTCACCGCGCTGGCCTGCCTGATGGCGGCGGCGTCAAATGCAGTAGCTGGCCCGAGTGCGAATCTGCAGGTTAAAGGCACGGTGACACAGGGGGCCTGTACGCCAACATTAAGTAATGGTGGGAGTATTGATTTAGGGGAAATTGGAGTTAATCAGATAACTTCCTCAGGTTTTGGTTTTTCACGACAGAGCTTCGATTTAAATATAAATTGCAGCTCTGCAACTAAAGTTCAAATTTCAACCATAGATAACCGTGCGGATACGGCTGATCGACGAGCATATCCTAATATAGCAGGGGGGGCTGTTAATAATGGATTAGGTAAAACAGCTGATGGTGTGAAAATTGGAGCGTATACACTTGCATTTTATAAAACCGATGGCACGCTTGTTGCTGACGGCGAAAATAAACCACTAATTTATAATCAAGGAGGGCCGTCAAATTGGTCTAATGTACCGGCTGGTGGATGGTCAACTCTTGCGGCTAGCAGTTTTACTCTTTCTATAGCCGAATCCGGTAGTGTGGTACCAACACCTATTCAGAATGCAACTTTTAAATTTGGTGTATTACCTTATTTATCTCCAGAAATAAAGAATGTTGTGGAAGCTCTGAATATCGATGGCAATTTAACCTTTAATATTAATTATTTATAA
- a CDS encoding DUF1120 domain-containing protein, which produces MEMKSLFKATAIAALLASATSAFAGPTATLRITGTITPGACTPVLANGGIIDFGATSVDSLPSTGTLALAGKSVTATVTCTGATKVAMSFVDNRADSVPAHSNEATTASSAFGLGKSGDIKIGSYGLSIVSINGDGTAGDLLMSSDKTAWSKMTLDTFANNNTAQQYLTFAATGTTTPKEATVFTFDLKATPALSSALTGITETANLDGNATINFEYL; this is translated from the coding sequence ATGGAAATGAAATCACTGTTTAAAGCCACCGCTATCGCCGCCCTGCTGGCGTCCGCGACCTCCGCCTTTGCGGGCCCGACCGCCACCCTGCGCATCACCGGCACCATCACCCCGGGTGCCTGTACCCCGGTGCTGGCCAACGGCGGCATTATCGACTTCGGCGCAACGTCAGTCGACTCACTGCCGTCAACCGGCACGCTGGCGCTGGCCGGCAAATCGGTGACCGCCACCGTGACCTGTACCGGTGCGACCAAGGTGGCCATGAGCTTTGTCGATAACCGCGCAGACTCCGTGCCAGCGCACAGCAATGAGGCCACCACTGCTTCCAGCGCATTTGGCCTGGGCAAGTCAGGCGATATCAAAATTGGTTCTTACGGCCTGAGCATTGTCAGCATCAACGGCGACGGCACCGCCGGTGACCTGTTGATGAGCAGCGACAAAACCGCGTGGAGCAAAATGACGCTGGACACCTTCGCTAACAACAATACCGCGCAGCAGTACCTGACCTTTGCGGCTACCGGCACCACCACGCCAAAAGAAGCGACGGTGTTCACTTTCGACCTTAAAGCGACGCCTGCGCTGAGCTCGGCGCTAACCGGAATTACGGAAACGGCAAACCTGGACGGCAACGCCACCATTAACTTCGAATATCTGTAA
- a CDS encoding DUF1120 domain-containing protein, which translates to MEMKSLLKVTALACLMAAAANAVAGPSANVQVKGTVTQGACTPTLTNNGVYDVGNISVDQLKPAGQNMFEAPVKTNVFRIVCSSPTKVAMSLSDNRSDSVSNELFDSENYPGMMLGLGKTSSGKNIGKWYPKWDLNSLRASGPYDVLESEDKSNWEKFDYDYAIMTVTEGSPDHLTVSDVGSLTPKAITSLSMNIYTRVGLSSAVSSINDVENIDGNATLSIDYL; encoded by the coding sequence ATGGAAATGAAATCACTGCTTAAAGTCACCGCGCTGGCCTGCCTGATGGCGGCGGCTGCAAATGCGGTAGCTGGGCCGAGTGCCAATGTGCAGGTTAAAGGCACGGTGACACAGGGGGCCTGTACGCCAACATTAACTAATAACGGTGTTTACGACGTGGGAAATATCAGCGTTGATCAATTAAAGCCCGCTGGACAAAATATGTTTGAAGCCCCGGTAAAAACAAACGTATTCCGAATTGTATGTTCTAGCCCAACAAAGGTCGCCATGAGTTTATCAGATAACCGTTCTGATTCCGTATCGAATGAATTATTTGATTCAGAAAATTATCCAGGGATGATGTTGGGGTTAGGAAAAACCTCATCGGGCAAAAATATTGGTAAGTGGTACCCAAAATGGGATTTGAACAGTTTAAGAGCCAGCGGCCCCTATGATGTCCTTGAAAGCGAAGATAAATCAAACTGGGAAAAATTTGATTACGACTACGCTATAATGACTGTCACGGAGGGGAGTCCTGATCATCTAACGGTTTCTGATGTAGGCTCTTTAACGCCAAAAGCTATCACAAGTTTATCTATGAATATCTATACACGGGTGGGCCTATCATCTGCAGTATCCAGCATTAACGATGTGGAAAACATTGACGGCAATGCAACATTGTCTATTGATTATTTATAA